The genomic interval AGCATGAGAGAACTGGACTGGGAAGCCAAACTATTGGAGGAAATCAAGTGAATGTCTTAGAGTTGTAGCTAAAAGTAAAATAAGTTCATGCTTAttgtgaaggaggaggagaagacgaaggagaaaaaaaaaagaagagaaggaaaagaagaagctaTAGATAGGagacaagacaaaggaaaatttTGAATCAGGATGAACAAGAAAATAGAAACTGAGATACTGAAAGACTCAATCTACATGTATGATGTTAGTCTGAGATCCCACTGCTTCAAAAGTAGTCTTTGGCCTCTTTTGTGTCTTCCAATTGAACAAAGCTATGGTCCTGTATGATGTAAgcagtcaggacttccctggtggtccagcggttaagaattcactttgcaatacaggggacatgggtttgattcctggtcagagaactaagatcccacatgctgtggggcaactaagcccatatgccacaactattgagcccatgcatcacaactagagagtctatgtgccacaactaagactcgacacacccaaataaatcaataattttttaagttactaaaaaaaattatgtaagcTGTCCCCAGAAGACCAAAGGCCAGGGTTGCCAATTTTAGCAAGTAAGAATACAAGATGTCcggttaaatttgaatttcagatcaaGGAATACCTTTCTAGTATAAGTACAGCCCGTGTAATGTTAGGGACATacttatacaaaagaaaaaaaaatatttgctgatctAAAATCCAAAttaactgggcatcctgtattttcTCTGGCAACTTCTCCCAAAAATGGTCCATTTGGATCCTTCCCACTAAAAAGGACAGAAGCCCCACAAGAGGCCAACACATTTCCCAGAATCCAGTCTTCCTactaaaaggaagacaaaaaggtCCCACCGTATCCCCTCTTGCCCCCAGATGCTCAGGTGGGTCCTCCCAGGACATCCACTCCCACCACTGCCACTTCAgtccaccctctcctgccctttATACCCACTTGGAGAAATTCCACTGATACCAGGATACCCAGAGGGTTAATCCTTCTGATACCAAGTCACACTTTAACTCATTCCCTCCAGGCCAAGGATTAAATACTGCCCGTGTAGGGGTCAGGGCTACAGCAGACCCTGAAAGTGGAGCGACACCTCCCCCACCAAGTGAGGAGAGGCCGCAAAAGAAAGGGAGGGACAAAActaggagagagaaggaaggaggggccgCCTGGCCGGGCTGCTGTCCCCCCACAGAGCCAGCTCAGATTCAGTTCCAGGAGCGACTTGGCTGCAGAAGCAACAGCGTTCCGTCTCCTCCAGTGCAGGGCAGCAGGCGGAGGGCCACAGAGACGGAGGGCCTGGGACCGGACGTCCTTAGCCCCCAGCCAACTTGGCCAGGCCTGGCCCCATGGCCTTCAATGACCTCCTGCTGCAGTTGGGGGGCGTCGGCCGCTTCCAGAAGATCCAGGTCACCCTGGTGATCCTCCCTTTGATCCTGTTGGCCTCCCACAACACCCTGCAGAACTTCACCGCCGCCATCCCCACCCACCACTGCCGCCCACCTGCCGACACCAACCTCAGCGAGGACGGGGACCTGGAGGCCTGGCTGCCCCGGGATGGGCAGGGGCGGCCCGAGTCCTGCCTCCTCTTCACCTCCCCCCAGCGGGGACCGCCCTTTCCCAATGGCACAGAGACCAACGGCACAGGGGCCACAGAGCCCTGTCCCCACGGCTGGATCTACGACAACAGCACCTTCCCTTCCACCATCGTCACTGAGGTGAGGAGCCCTGGGCCCCTAGCTTCTTCTCCCAACCCCTGTGTCCCCATCTTACCATcccctccaccacacacacacactcacacacacagtctcaACGGAGAAAGGGTTCCAGATGGGGGCCTTTGTAGAAAAGGGAACGTGGAGTTGCAGGGTCAAGAAAAGAGTCTCGGCTTCCGGGACCAAACAGAAGTGTTGAGGAAGGGGGTGTTCCGGCCTCAGAGAGCCAGCTGGAAGGAgggtagggggcttccctgaagcCCAGGCTCACCTTGGCCTGACCTTTGCTCCCTCTCCCCACAGTGGGACCTCGTGTGCTCTCACAGGGCCTTACGCCAGCTGGCTCAGTCCTTATACATGATGGGAGTGCTTCTTGGAGCCATGACATTCGGGTGCCTAGCAGACAGGTCAGTCCTGGGCAGGGCCAAGGAGCCAGGCTGGGACTGGGGACTCCTTGGCTGAATTCGGGAGGGCCACAGTGGGTGGTTGGCACGCCTAACTGGGGCTGGACTGAGGATATACAGCATCAGCCTCATGATACGTCACGGTCCCAGGCCAGCGCCTCTCCCAGTTTGGCCTGGCCCTTGCTGGTCCTCAAAACCCCTGCTGCAGGCCTCCCCTCCCCTGACAGGCTGGGCCGCCAGAAGGTGCTGATCTTCAACTACCTGCAGACAGCTGTGTCGGGAACCTGTGCTGCCTTCGCTCCCAACTTCCCCGCCTACTGCGCCTTCCGGTTCCTCTCGGGCATGTCAACAGCTGGCGTTGTCCTCAACTGCATGACACTGAGTGAGGGgcctgggagggcagggcaggccccCACCCTCGCCCTCCAACCACCCAGCCCCACAGCCcccttccagcctcctctcccaGCCCACCCTTCTGGCACTCAGCCTGTTCTGCCCTTGCAGCCAGCATACAGCCTTCGTCCTGGAGCTCACACTATCCTGACCTCTTCTTTAGACATGCAACTACAAACTCCATTGTTAGGGCCAGGCAGTTCCCATAAATGACTGAGGAGCTGAGAGGCATTAGAGAGCGTGAAGACTGTCTCCAAAAGAGAGACACACCCATCCAGAGGGGTTGCTGCCACTCAGCTGCTCCAGACAAGAAGCATCGGGGCTATCAGATCTGCCCCTGCCCCTCTTTTATTACTGTCAAATATCCCAACTGTTTAACATTTGCAATTAAttctcatattttaatataagcCAAGCCAGCATTATGTAGACCAAACACATTTATGGACGGAGCATGGCCTGTCCATGACTCATCAACATGCATCCTCAGATGGGTCACCCCCCTGGCTCTGTTTCTCAGATGGAGAACCTGAGGCTAGGGGGAAGGGACAGGATTCCCCCAAGGTCATTCCTCAAGCCCAAAAGAGAATCTAAGGATTTGAGATTCTCTGGACtaaagtagggcttcccaggcggccaGGCCAGTGTCAGTGAAAgccgctcggtcgtgtccaactctttgtgaccccattgactatacagttcatggaattcttcaggccagaatactggagtgggtagcctttcccttctccagggtatcttcctaacccatggattgaacccaggtctcctgcattgtaggcggattctttaccagctaagccacaagggaagcccaagaatactgaagtgggtagcccatcccttctccagtggatctctccaatccaggaatcgaaccagggtctcctgcattgcaggtagattctttaccaactgagatatcagggaagccccttcccaggtggtgctagtggtaaagaacccacctgccagtgcaggtagatgtaagagacacaggtttgatccctgggttgggaagatcccctggaggagggcacaacaacccactccagtattcttgcctggagaatcccatggtcaggggagcctggtgggctgcagtccatagggtcacatatagtcggacacaactgaagcccacAAGGAATGAAGCTGGACCTCTTCAGACCTCAGCAGAAAGGTGCTCCCATTCCCACCTCAACTCTCCGGGATGGCAGAAAGTCTCTGTCTCCTCTGAGCTGCTCTGGTCACTGAGGCTGAAATCCAGCCCAGGCTAAGAAGGACCAGAGGAGTGACTGCTGTTGAGGATGGACTGAGTAGTCAGAGGTGCTCCGAAGGGAAATAGGACCCTGGCCAGGACAGTAGGTTGGAGAGGAGCAAAaacacacagcaaggaagtggAGGGGCAACTCCTGAGGATTCCAAACTTACCTCCCCATCCCTACCTCCACCACAAGCCCCCCCCAGTCCCCCTTCCATGGCCCCCAACCTCATCTGATGTATCTCCCACTGAGCTCTGGGACAAACCAAGGTTTGGACAGATAGTGGGAGTCTCAGCGGGCCCCAGGGGTCTCCACCACGTGGCACCCAGTAAGTTGCACCACTCTGTTCTAACCCTCTTTCCAGATGTAGAGTGGATGCCCATCCACACACGGGCCTACGTGGGCACCCTGACTGGCTATGTCTACAGCCTGGGCCAGTTTCTCCTGGCTGGTATGGCCTATGCTGTGCCCCACTGGCGTTACCTACAGCTATTGGTCTCTGCGCCCTTTTTTGCCTTCTTCATCTACTCCTGGTACGTAGGGCCCAGACAGATGTGAGGGGATGAGACTTCCCCAGATCTTGCTGTACACTCCACCTGCAGAGTCCAAGAAGGTCAAACCCAGGCCAGGGATTCAGTGTaactgatggggaaactgaggctgtggGTGGAAGGACTTGCCCAAAGGTATCCAATTCTCCAGCCTCCTCAGCTCTCCAGCTTGTCTGCCCTGCTCCCTTTACCCAGCACCCAAGAACCAAGACCCCATGTTGAGGAATAAGTCATTACCAAGCTGAACACCGTTTTGTGGTCCTAGAGAGAGGGCTCTGGTATAGTCCTGGGCTCCCAGCCTTGGAGGAAATCCCACTGCAGCCCTCTGGAAAGCCCGCCCTACCTCCAGCCCACATGACTTGGAACTGCAGCCACGCCAACACCTACGCTCACTCCTGCCCCCAGGTTCTTCATCGAGTCGGCCCGCTGGTACGCTTCCTCCGGGAGGCTGGACCTCACCCTGAGAAACCTGCAGAGAGTGGCCTGGATCAATGGGAAGCAGGAAGAGGGAGCCAATCTAAGTATGGAGGTAAGACCCCCGAGATCTCCTGCAACATCCCACCCATCAGTAAACCCAGGACTCAGAGGGCTTCTTTGAGTAAGGGGCTAGGCTGGGAGGAGCTCCTGGGGGAGTCCAAGCCCTGAGCCCCATCCATCCCGGCAGGCGCTCCAGGCCAGTCTGAAGAAGGAGCTGACCACAGGCAAGAGCCAGGCCTCAGCCCTGGAGCTGATACGCTGCCCTGCCCTTCGCCgcctcttcctctgcctctccatGCTGTGGTAGgcccagacagacagactgatggacagacagacagaccaagAGACAAGAGGCTGGTTGGGGAAGGAGTGGACCACAGTGGGTAGAAGAAGGCAGACAAGAGGGAGGAAGTCAACAGACCAGCTGTGAAAGGCATAAAGAGTCTTAAGGAATCAAACAACCTCCAGCCTCAATTTGCCTCTGGTCCCCAACTGGGCATCAATCTCTCCATATTCTTCTCCTTTTATCAGCTCTGTTCCAATATGGAGACACCTCATCAAGATTGATGGCCCCCAGAGTCTGCAGAATTATATCACGAAGGCTGGCTTGCAAAACTTCTGGAGCATTTACTAGCCTTGTGGTGTCTGCCAGAAACACTGGCACAACAATAAGATGCCCAAAGCTCATCTCTGAAAGCAGATTCTGGCCAAGGTTGATACCAATGAAAAATCTTCCTTTCACATTGCAACATTCCCTGTTACCCTTCTTACATGCCACCATCCTAACCCCATCGTCTAGCAATCCCATGACAATTAAGAGAAACATGGTCAGAAGGAACAAGCCTGCCACTGAATTCTTTGTTTCCAATTTGGAGTTTGCTCCAGGTTGGGGTTCTGTCCAATAACCTgagctttattttctgggctcttGGCATCTTAAGAAACACAATACCCATCCCAGGACTACAGACAGGTCGTGGAAAACTCTGGCCTCTCCCAACACCTTTCCCCTAAAGATATTGCTTTGATATCCAAGATGAAATAAAGACTAAAACTATATAAATCCTACCTGGCAACTAAGTGAAAATTCCCTAATACACTAGAGACACAGATTAAGAAATCTGGGGGATTAgaggactttgttgttgttcagtctctcggtcgtgtctgactctttgcaaccccatgaacatcagcatgccaggcttccctgtccttcattatctcccagagtttgctcaaactcatgcccaccgagtcagtaatgccatccaaccatctcatcctctgttgtcccctcctcctcctgccctcagtctttcccagcatcagggtcttttccaatgagtcagctcttcgcatcaggtggacaaagtattagagGACTACCCCAATATCTAAAGTGCATGTTAAATGTCAGAAGAAATATTAGCCAAGGTAGACTGTAGATTCTTAAGCAAGGTACCCTGTGCAGCTCACCCATTTGGGATGAGCACCCCCTCCTTAAGCTTCCTAACAAACTCCATacccctcatccctccccactAGGTTTGCCACTAGCTTTGCCTACTACGGGCTGGTCATGGACCTTCAGGGTTTTGGGGTCAGCATCTACCTAATCCAGGTGATCTTTGGTGCTGTGGACCTGCCTGCCAAGCTTGTGAGCTTC from Bos indicus x Bos taurus breed Angus x Brahman F1 hybrid chromosome 29, Bos_hybrid_MaternalHap_v2.0, whole genome shotgun sequence carries:
- the LOC113886353 gene encoding solute carrier family 22 member 6, giving the protein MAFNDLLLQLGGVGRFQKIQVTLVILPLILLASHNTLQNFTAAIPTHHCRPPADTNLSEDGDLEAWLPRDGQGRPESCLLFTSPQRGPPFPNGTETNGTGATEPCPHGWIYDNSTFPSTIVTEWDLVCSHRALRQLAQSLYMMGVLLGAMTFGCLADRLGRQKVLIFNYLQTAVSGTCAAFAPNFPAYCAFRFLSGMSTAGVVLNCMTLNVEWMPIHTRAYVGTLTGYVYSLGQFLLAGMAYAVPHWRYLQLLVSAPFFAFFIYSWFFIESARWYASSGRLDLTLRNLQRVAWINGKQEEGANLSMEALQASLKKELTTGKSQASALELIRCPALRRLFLCLSMLWFATSFAYYGLVMDLQGFGVSIYLIQVIFGAVDLPAKLVSFLVINNVGRRPAQMASLLLAGICILINGVVPKDKSIVRTSLAVLGKGCLASSFNCIFLYTGEVYPTMIRQTGLGMGSTLARVGSIVSPLVSMTAELYPSVPLFIYGAVPVAASAAIALLPETLGQPLPDTVQDVENRRRGKTRKQQEELQKQMVPLQASAQVKN